In the Leptolyngbya sp. FACHB-261 genome, one interval contains:
- a CDS encoding DUF433 domain-containing protein, translating into MTLQQLQNQLLALSSAEKAQAIQILVASLSGTRIGIEKTPGVMGGDACIRQTRIPV; encoded by the coding sequence ATGACTCTTCAACAACTTCAAAACCAGCTACTTGCCCTATCCTCCGCCGAAAAAGCTCAGGCGATCCAAATCTTGGTTGCCAGCCTGAGTGGAACCCGGATCGGTATTGAAAAAACACCAGGAGTGATGGGGGGTGATGCCTGTATCCGTCAAACCCGCATTCCTGTCTGA